AGAAAGTGCAATTGGTTTTTCAATAATAAGGTTGGCGTTAGCCTCAATACAGTCTAATGCCATTTTTCCATGTTTTCCACTTTCTGTGCAAATTGCCACAAGCTCAAGTTTTTCGTTTTCGAGCATCAGTTTATAATCTAAATATTTCTTTATTTTTTTAGAAAGATTAAACTTTTCAATTGTTTCATCCATTTTCGCTTCTTCAATATCACATAAAGCTACAACATCTAAACCATTTTCAAGTGCTGCTGCTATATGATTTGGAGAAATTCTTCCGCAGCCAATAATCGCATATCTCATACTAATCCCTCCTTACAAAAGTTCTATGTTTTCTCGCTTGTCTATCATCTTCATAGCATTTTTAGTATCAAAGATTGCTTTCGCATGTTTTTGAACAAAGCTGTAGTCTACATTAGTATGAGCTGTTGTAACAATAACCAAATCTGAGCTTTCAATTAATTCAGCAGTGAGACTAGTCTCTCCTTTTTTCATTACCCCATGCTCTTTATATTCTAAAACAAAAGGATCGTAAAAAGAAATTGTAGCTCCTTCTTTTTCAAGCTCTTCTATTACTCTAATTGCTGGACTTTCTCTGTAATCATCTATATCTTGCTTGTATGCTACCCCTAAGATTAGAATCTTAGAACCATTCATAGCCTTTTTAAATCTATTTAAAATTTTACTTGCTCTTTCCGCGCAGTATTCTGGCATCCTATCATTTACCATCATAGAAGCTTCAATCATAGAAGTATGAAATCCATATTCTCTAGCTTTCCATGATAAATAGTAAGGGTCAAGTGGTATGCAGTGACCACCAAGACCTGGGCCAGGATAAAAAGCTTGAAATCCATATGGTTTAGATTTTGCTGCATCAATCACTTCCCAAAAATTGATATTCATTTTATGGCAAAGCATGGCTAGCTCATTCACAAGTCCTATGTTAACATTTCTATATGTGTTTTCTAGAATTTTTTCCATCTCAGCTACTGCTGGTGAGGATACTACATGAACTTCACTCTCTAAAACTGATCTATACATAGCTGCAATAACCTCAGCTGCATCTTTGCCTATAGCTCCCACTACTTTAGGTGTATTTTTAGTTTTGTATATTAAATTCCCAGGATCAACACGTTCAGGAGAAAAACCCAAATAAAAGTCTTCTCCACATTTGAGTCCAGAACCAGTTTCTAATATAGGTTTAAGGATTTCTTCTGTCGTACCCGGATATGTAGTAGATTCAAGCACCACAATACTACCTTTTTTTAGATATTTTGCAATTTCTTTAGTTGATGACTCAACATAACTAATGTCTGGTTGCTGATGAGAGTCTAACGGCGTTGGAACACATATTGCAATAAAATCAACATCGTTAATAAAAGAAAAATCTGATGTTGCAGACAGGTATTTAGATTGAACTATACTCTGTAAATCTTCATTAACAACGTCTCCAATATAATTTTTCCCTGCATTTACCATGTCTACTTTTTCTTTTTGTATATCAAATCCTATAGTCTTAAATCCAGCCTTGGCTTTTTCAACAGCAAGCGGAAGTCCAACATATCCTAAACCAACAACACCAACTTTTATTGTTCTTTGATTTATTTTCGATATCAATTTTTCTTTCATCACTTTCCTCCGTTCTTACCTTTTAACGGTCTCCCAGGGTTACCTATTATTGTAGTATTATGCTCTACATTTTTTAAAACTACACTTCCCATCCCGATGGTACAATTATCTCCAATATTTACTCCATCTTTTATACAAACATTAGGCGAAATCCATGAATTCTTTCCTATAAATACACTTCCACTTATCTCTGAATTAGCAATTATAAGACTCCCTTTTGAAATATGTACATTATGTGCTATAAAACACGAGTCATCTATTTTAACATAATCTTCTATAACAGTTGGTTCTATTGTTCCTTGAGCAATAACGCTACATGAGCCCACTTCTACGTTATTTCCTATCAAAACTCCTCCTACATGAGGAATTTTATAAGTGTCTCCAGTTTCATCTCTTTCTACACCAAACCCATCAGCACCAATAACACAATTCTCTTTTATAATACAATAGTCTCCAATATTAACGTTTCCTCTAATTTTTGCTCCCGATTTTATTAAACAATTTTTCCCAATTTTTACAGTCGAATCTATCAAACAAAATGGTTCAATTATTGTATTCTCACCAATACTTTCAGAAAAATAATAAGAGTTGTTATGACATGATTTAATCTCTGTTTTAGCATTTCTATTCAAAATATAACCTAAAATCTTAGCATATTCTTTTCTTGGTCTATCAACATATAATAGATGATTATTCCCAAAAGTAGTATCTAAATATTTATTGTTTAATATTATTATCGAGTTCTCGACTTTACCTAATCTATATAAATCTTCTTCAGATAATTTATCTACAAAAATAAGTGTTGAATTCATTGCCTTATTAACAGATGATACGGAATAAACAGTAGTGTCAAAAAAAATCTGTTTATCATATTCATTGAACTTTAATAGTTCTTTACTATTAAACTCGAATTGATTCTTATACATATATCTCCTTTTTACTTTTAATAATATTTGTTAGGCTTGTAATTCTCAAACCTTCTAAATAATTGCTGTTCACTTCCATAATTTGATCTATCTCGTCAATTTTGTTACATATGATATCTAAAAATGATGAATAATAACTTTCTCCACTATCCGAGAAATGAATAGGATGTAATACCATTTGTAAAACATTTGTGTCTCCATTTTTTATAAATTTGTTTATGTTCTTATTTCTAAAAGATTTACAAGAATCAGATATGTAATTTTCTTCAGAAAAAAAACGCTTATCGTATGCATTATTATAATTCATAAAAATGGGATATTTGTTATGTACCGATGGATTATGTAAGCTTATAGATTCTATTTTTTTGCCTATAATATCTTCAATAATTTTTGTTTCATTTAATACATGCATATATAATTGTTCATCTGAAACATCTCCATAAATAGTAGGATCAAAATGCAACCCTATCTCAAATCCATCTTTATCCATCTTTTTTATAAGCTGTCTATTTTTTTTTGAATTAATATTATATAAATCAGATGTAGATAAAATAAAATAAGTTGAAGAAATACCCATTTCACTTTCTATGGATGCCATTTTATATGCACAATGTAAATCAATATCAACATCATGTCTTAATATATACCCATTTTGCGGGTTTGATTCAGCATGAGATTTGAATGTATTTATTTTTGAAATTTTCATCATTTTAAAAATAAGAAGAATGTAGTCTTTATATGTAAAATTAAAATCCAAAGTATCACCTCTTTAAATATTTCAAATAATAGTACCTTTATTCACTTACTCAAAATAATCAATTGTTATTTTGCCATCAGAATCAAAAATAACTTTGCCCACTATTTTAGCTGGTGTTCCGTAAGCTACTGAAAAATCAGGAATATCTTTATTTACTAAACTATTAGCTCCAATAACACAGTAACTTCCAACATTAACATTCTTTGTTATTATTGCCATACCTCCAATGTAAGTATTGTTACCAATAATTACATCTCCAGATGCTATTGGCAACCCTCCAGATGACAAGACATAATCAACCGTATCATGAGTAACAATATGGACTCCAGAAGAAATATGGCAGAAATCTCCTATTTTTAGCTTGGCATGTGCAGCATCAATTAAAGTAAACGGTCCTATCCACACATTTTTGCCTATCTCTACATCTCCCATTATCACGCTAGAATCATATATACTAGTTTTTTCTCCACAGCCCAAAAATTTAGCTTTGTCCCATCTATCATATAACAACTCATTTGTTGGTAAAACTCTATTGTAGTTATTTTTCATATCTCTTCGAGATGTGTTTATATATTCGAATAGCTCCTTATACATTATAATCACCCCTGTTCAATTTAAACTCATTTTATGTAAGTATTTCACATAAAGAATTTACAATAAAATTAATATCATCTTCATTTAAATTCGGATGTAACGGAAGCGCTAATCCTTGATTGAATGAATAAACCGAGTTATTGAATGTATTGCTATCCAAGTTATATTTACCTTTATAGTATGGTTGCATATGAACAGAATTTGCTCCAAAATTCGTTTCAATACCTTTTTGTTTTAGTTTCATTATTACTTCATCTCTAATATATTTCTTATCAATTAATATATGATAAGTTTGCCATACATGTTTTCCATAATCCATTTCTTTAGGTAAGATTATCTTCGTATTATTTTTCAATAACTTATAATATAAATCTGCAATAGTTTTTCTTGATTTATTTATAGATTCTAGCTTAGCCATTTGAGCTACCCCAATAGCCCCTTGAATATTAGTAAGTCTGTAATTCAATCCTGGCATAACAAAATTTGCTTTCCCATTTATACTTTTTATACCATGATTTCTAAGTATTCTGATTTTTTCTGCATACTCATCATTATTAGTGACTAACAATCCTCCTTCACCAGTAGTTATTGCTTTCCTAGGATGCAAACTAAAGCAACCTATTTCTCCTATAGTCCCTACTTTATAAGATTTATATTCTGACCCAAACGCACATGCTGCATCCTCTATAACTTTTAAATTATAGTGATTTGCTAATTCTAATATTTTATTCATATCCGATGATTGTCCAAATTCTTGAACTGGCATAATAGCTTTTGTTCTAGATGAAATTTTTTCTTCAATTTTTTTTGTATCAATGCAAAAGCTATCCAAATCAGTATCTACAAATACAGGTGTCGCTCCTAATATTTCAACTACATTTGCAGTTGCTGGAAAAGTAAAATCTGGAATAATCACTTCATCTCCCGCTTTTATATCTAATGCAAGTAATGCTAAATGAAGTGCCGCGGTTCCACTACTTACAGCAACAACATGCTTAGCCTTTAAATAATTTTTAACTAAATTTTCAAACTCATCAACTTTAGCTCCCTGTACTAAATATCCAGAATCTAAAACTTCCTTAATCTGTTCAAATTCTTCTAATCCAACATCAGGCATCGAAAGTTTAATCATTTTTTTGCACCTCTATACCAATCAATCGTTTTTGTAAGTCCTTCAGTTAAATCATATTTTGGACTAAACCCTAATAATTCTTTTGCTTTTTCTATGCTTGGTATTCTTAGCTCAACATCCACATAATTTTTACTCACATATTTTATTTCGGAATTAGAATTAGAGATTCTTTTTATAGTTTCTGCAAGCATAGCTATAGTAACAGTAGCTCTTGGATTTCCAATATTGAATGATTGTCCTATTGCTTCTTCTTTCTCTAAGCAAAGCATAATTCCTTGGATAAAATCTTCAACATAACACCATGAACGAATTTGGTCACCATCTCCATGTATTTGCATTTGTTCATCAGCTATCGCCCTCACAACAAATTGATGTATCGCACCCTCTCCAACTTGGCCAGGGCCGTAAATATTAAATGGTCTTACTGTAACCACTGGCATTCCATATTCTTTATAATAGCTGTGAGACAAATGTTCGGCCGCAAGCTTTGATACAGAATACGTCCATCTTGCTTCACCAACAGGTGCTAAATTTGTTGTATTCATTTCATTAACCTTATATGCGTAAGATCCGAATACCTCAGATGTAGAAAAATCAATTACTTTCTCAAGGTTCGTCAAATTATCTTTTAACGATTCTAAAAGATTATATGTGCCAATCATATTTACTTTCATTGTATTAACAGGACTTTTTATAACTGTATCTATCCCAGCTACCGCAGCTAAATGAATAACAATATGTGGTTGAAACTCCAAAACAATTTTTTTTAAGCTCCCGTAATCTAAAATATCTCCTTGAATCAACTTTACATTATTATGGCTTAATAAATTTGTATTTTTTATTGAATTTCTATTCAAATTGTCATACAGTAAAATCTGATTTTTATCACACAATAATCCGCATAGCTTGCTTCCAATAAAACCAGCTCCGCCAGTCAATAAAATTCTTTTATTTAATATCATAATATTTCAAACTCCTTTTAAAATTATATTTTTTTATATATATCAACCATGTTCTTAGATATTTTATTCATATCGTGATATTTCTCTACATAAAGTCTTCCTTTATGCCCAATCTCTGCTAATATATCTTTATTCTTCAAAATATATTCTAAAGTATTCTTTATATTATCAGGGTTTGCAGATATAATAGGCAAGTCATCAGGATATTTTTCTTTCATGAAATCACTAATCCAACTAATAACAGGTTTTCCCATAGCCATTGATTCAACTGCAAAAACTCCATAAGATCCTGCTAATATTTGATCTATAATTAAATCTGCTTTCATATATATTTTTGTTGCTTCTTCGTTTGACATCCCTTGAACTAGTTTTAATTCGAAATCAAAGTCAACATTCAACTCACTTAAAGCTTTTATGATATAGTCTGTTCCTTTATGCTCTGGTGATGTTGGCGCATGTACTATCATAAATTTACTATTAGTTAAATTATCATCATAAGTATACTCATATTTTTCTAAATCTATTGCTACTTTTGTATAATGAATATTATCATGAAATTCTTTTACATATTCGGCTAGCTCATAATCTACTATACAATCAGGGATATATTTTGAAATCAGTTCTACTTTCCTCTTAATCATATCTTCATTCATATCTTTTACTTTTATATAAGGGTTAAGCTTTACAGCCTTTGAATATAGTCTTACATCAGAACCCCAATATTGCATTACTACTTTCTTTTGTAGCTCTTTTAGTAAAGGTAAATCTGAATAATCCAAAGTCAAACTTGTCCCAAAATGGAAATGAAATATATCATTTTCATTAATAAATCTAGAGGCTAGTTTCTTGCTTATATTATTCGCTACATTAACATCGTTTCCTTTATACAAATCAATTTCATAATCTGCTTTATATTTCAAATAAGAAGGATAATAATTTAAAGATTTTGCACTAAATCCCATATTTGATAATCCTCTAGTTAATGTATTCATTTGATTTGCAATTTCTATGGTTCCATGCAAAATATTACTAGTTGTAACATCACATATTTTTTTTTGCATATTCATAAAAGGATTTTCACATTCTAAATTAACATTAAAGAGCCTACTCCAAATATAATATCTTTTTTCCTCTGAAATATCAGTGAAAATGTTTTTCATAAGATAATTCATATTAAATAATAAATCATAATTATCTGGTTTAATATCCAATCCAGATTTAATAGTTTTTTTTGCTTCTGAATAGTTTCCTTCCAGTATTTCAATAATACCTAAGAGCGAAAAATATTCGATATCTATTTCGTAATCCTTATAATATTTATCAATTAATATCTTAGCTTGATTTATATCATTTTCTTCAATTGAATTCTTAATACGTAACTTAAAATCATCTTTTTGGTACATAATAAATATCCTTCCATTAGATAAAATATTAATTAATAAATTCCTTTTTTAAGAAAGTTGCTAAAAAATCAGCTAGTTCTGGATATGCTTCTGCAGCTAATTTATAGTATTTTAAAGCTGCTGTAGTATTTGCATTATTAAGATTTTCGTAATACAAATTCATAAGGATTAGAAATTTTGATTCAACATCTGCAATATACTCATACTTCAAACTCATTCCTTTAGTTATATATAATTTATTAATAACGCTCAATCCAACTTGAATATATTTATCAAATACAAAAACATTACTACTAATTGCAGTCTCAATACCAGTATTTTTGTATTCAGATGCCATTCTAAGAATAATCCCTTCTAACAAGTTTTTCAGAGCAACTTCATTTTTAAATGAAGGCTGATTTGCATCTATATTTTTTATCCAATCAAAGACTTTCAAATATACCTCACTATACTTATTATTGTAAAAATAGTTAAGATAATAAAAAGTGGTTGAGCGATTAAATTTATTAAAAAAGCTTAGATTCAAAGTCATATTTTCGCATATAAAAGACATCACTTCTGCGTAATATAAGTTAGTAGTATTTTTTTTCATATTTGCAAAAATTTTATTTGCAATTATTAATTTATCTTCCGTATTTATATTGATATCCACTGAAAATCTACAAAATTGTGAATAATCTTCATTTATATCAGTGAATAAACTCCTAATTTGTTTTTTCTTATTCGGTTTGTAATTATCGATTTTTTCTTCAATTTTTTCAAACAATATCAATTTTAAATCTAAATCTTCTATTTTATAATACAAATCCTTCAATTTATTATATTGATTAGTCTCTATATATATATCTATAAATACGTTAATATTTTTAGAATCAATTTTATTCTCATTTAGATACTTCAAAGCGTTTCGATGCTCATTTCTATTAATATAATATTTTACTAGAAAAAATTTAATCTTATTAACCGTTGCCCTATCAGTTCTGTATATAGCTATACTATCATCTTTGGATATCGGCAAGGTATCAAATCTTTTTACTAAATCTATAAATATTTCTGCATATTTTTTTGCAATATCTAAATTTCCTAATTTTTCATATGAAAATAACAAATAAAAATATCCATCTATATAATCTTCTCTTAATTTTATAGATTTTTCTGAAACATCTAAGACTTCATTATATTTTTTCAATACTAAACAATTTGATAAGTGGACACTAAATATAGCAAATCCTTCTATCTGTTGTTTTTTAGTACATTTCATTATAAGTTCATATGCTTTTTTCGATATTTCATAAGAATCCTCTGTATCTCCGTGCATGTTATAAGATGTAGCAAGTTGAAATAAGTAATACATATCATCTGGTTTCTTTTTTAATTCTTTAATTAGCAACTGAGTGGTTCTATTAAATTTTTCATCCATAATTTTTTTATCTAATACTATGTATCCATAGTGACCTAATATTATATCTAAATATGCTACAGGTTGTTTATATATTGGTTGATTATGAACTGTCCCTTCATATTTAAAGCTTCCATCATTATAAAAAAATCTAGGAGTTATAATCATAGAATATGCATCTAAATTCTTTATGTTAACATAATTTTTCTCTCTAACAAAATATGTCTTGATAGACTCATTAATTTTATTATCTAAAAAATCATTAAATACTTCTATATTTTCTACAGTTTCGTCAGCATCTATAATAAATATCCATTCTCCAGTGGCATACGATAAAGTAACGTTTCTCATTCCTGAAAAATCATGAAACCATTCTTTAAAATAAACTTTATTTGTATATTGCTCTGCAATAGCTCTAGTATCATCTATTGAACCTGTATCAACAATGATAAGCTCAACATCATCTCTTTTTACGACTTCTTTGATAGAGTCCAAACAACGTTTTAAATGTAATTCTTCATTTTTTACCATCATACAAATACTAAGCTTATATTTCATATAGCGCTCACCTACTTTATATTTTTATCCAACATAAAAAAAATCGGCATTTCTGCCGATTTTCTTTATAGGATATAATAACTATCTTAGTAATTGTAGTACTTGTTGTGGTAATTGGTTAGCTTGAGCAAGCATAGCTTGAGATGCTTGAGCAAGGATATTGCTCTTAGTAAATGAACTCATTTCTTTAGCCATATCTGTATCTCTAAGTCTAGATTCAGCTGCTTGTAAGTTCTCAGCAGAGTTATCTAAGTTTTTGATAGTATGCTCAAGTCTGTTTTGAATTGCTCCAAGTTTAGATCTTTGAGAAGAAACTTTTGTTATAGCGTCGTTAACTTGAGTAACAGTTTTTCCAGCTGTAGTAGCAGTTGTAACAGCTATAGATGCTGCTGTAACTCCTAGTGAAGCTGCTGTCATTGTTCCTATTTCAACGTCTATTGTTTGAGTATCATTAGCTCCGATGTGGAATTTCTTTCCTGTGAATGTTCCATCTAATAACTTTTGAGTATTGAATTCTGCTCTTCCAGAAATTGCTTCAATTTCAGCTGAAAGTTGGTCTAACTCATCTTTGATAGAAGTTCTATCTATTGTAACGTTAGTATCATTCGCAGCCTGTACAGCAAGTTCTCTCATTCTTTGTAACATAGCATGTACTTCGTCAAGAGCTCCCTCAGCTGTTTGGATAAGAGAAATACCATCTTGAGCATTTTTAGATGCCATATTAAGACCTCTAATTTGGCCTCTCATTTTTTCAGAGATAGATAGTCCAGCTGCGTCATCTCCAGCACGGTTAATCTTCATACCTGAAGAAAGTTTTTCGATTGATTTTCCCATTCCAGCAGAGTTAACTCCACCAGATCTGTGTGAATTCATAGCCATCATATTGTGATTAATTATCATTTTATATTCCTCCTTGAAATTTTGTTAATCGGCATCCATGCCTGATTAAGTTATATTGGTTAATTGGATTATGTGATATATCCTTCGGCCGTTTAGGATTATCACTTACATTCTATATATCGAAGTAAATTTTGATTACTTTATAGTTTTTTTGAAAAAAAATTATAAATTTTTATTTTTTATTTTTTAGCATTTTTGTAAGTGCTGATTTATCAATGTTTCTACTCTCGGCTGCAGTTTTATTCTCTGATTTTGTTTCGTCTAGTACTTCTTTTCTTATTATGCTTACTTCCTTAGGGGCGTCTATTCCTATTTTTATTCTGCCTTCTTCTACTTCTATTATTTTTATTTCAATATTATCTGCTACTATTATACTTTCTCCTGCTTTTCTTTTTAGTACTAGCATCTTTACACCCCCGCCTTATCATAGAATTCATATCTTATAGGATAGGAGTCATCAAGAATTATTTGTATGGCTTTTTTTAGTTTTGCATTTATAACTATTGGAGCTTGTAGGTTGGTTCTTATTTTAGTTATGTCTTCTGGAATTATTACTACAGTTCTAATCATCACATCTTCTTTACTTTTTATATCTAACTGCTCCATTATTTTTTCAGGAAGTTCAAAGCTGTAATTGTTATCCGCTACAAATGGGTCCATAATAGCAAATGAAGTTGTGTCTTCTACGCTCTGAAGCCACTCTATGAATATATCGCTGTCTTTTATTATTACAAATTTTTTTAGTTCTTCAAATCCAAGCATGCCTTTTTCAAATTCTAATATTTCATTTTCATCTACTTCTAGTTCTCCAAAATAGTTCGTATTTATTTTCACTATTTTCACTCCCTTTTGTCTATATAGACGGTTTACTTAATTCGATTATAATATAAAAGTTAAAAAAAGAGCTACATTTTTGCAAATATAGCTCTGATTAGTTATTTATTATCTTAAGAAATCTACAAGTGTAGGCTGAATGATTCTAGCTGTAACTGACAAAGACGCTTTATAAACGGCTTCAGCTGTAATTAATTGAATCTGAGTTTCTGCTACATCTGTATCCTTAGTCTTTGAAAGTAATTCCTTAAGGTTTATGCTTACATCTGTCATTCTTTCGCTCATTATGTCTATCATATTAACTTTAGCT
This is a stretch of genomic DNA from Acetoanaerobium sticklandii. It encodes these proteins:
- a CDS encoding flagellin codes for the protein MIINHNMMAMNSHRSGGVNSAGMGKSIEKLSSGMKINRAGDDAAGLSISEKMRGQIRGLNMASKNAQDGISLIQTAEGALDEVHAMLQRMRELAVQAANDTNVTIDRTSIKDELDQLSAEIEAISGRAEFNTQKLLDGTFTGKKFHIGANDTQTIDVEIGTMTAASLGVTAASIAVTTATTAGKTVTQVNDAITKVSSQRSKLGAIQNRLEHTIKNLDNSAENLQAAESRLRDTDMAKEMSSFTKSNILAQASQAMLAQANQLPQQVLQLLR
- the csrA gene encoding carbon storage regulator CsrA — encoded protein: MLVLKRKAGESIIVADNIEIKIIEVEEGRIKIGIDAPKEVSIIRKEVLDETKSENKTAAESRNIDKSALTKMLKNKK
- the fliW gene encoding flagellar assembly protein FliW; translation: MKINTNYFGELEVDENEILEFEKGMLGFEELKKFVIIKDSDIFIEWLQSVEDTTSFAIMDPFVADNNYSFELPEKIMEQLDIKSKEDVMIRTVVIIPEDITKIRTNLQAPIVINAKLKKAIQIILDDSYPIRYEFYDKAGV
- a CDS encoding UDP-3-O-(3-hydroxymyristoyl)glucosamine N-acyltransferase encodes the protein MYKNQFEFNSKELLKFNEYDKQIFFDTTVYSVSSVNKAMNSTLIFVDKLSEEDLYRLGKVENSIIILNNKYLDTTFGNNHLLYVDRPRKEYAKILGYILNRNAKTEIKSCHNNSYYFSESIGENTIIEPFCLIDSTVKIGKNCLIKSGAKIRGNVNIGDYCIIKENCVIGADGFGVERDETGDTYKIPHVGGVLIGNNVEVGSCSVIAQGTIEPTVIEDYVKIDDSCFIAHNVHISKGSLIIANSEISGSVFIGKNSWISPNVCIKDGVNIGDNCTIGMGSVVLKNVEHNTTIIGNPGRPLKGKNGGK
- a CDS encoding nucleotide sugar dehydrogenase, which encodes MKEKLISKINQRTIKVGVVGLGYVGLPLAVEKAKAGFKTIGFDIQKEKVDMVNAGKNYIGDVVNEDLQSIVQSKYLSATSDFSFINDVDFIAICVPTPLDSHQQPDISYVESSTKEIAKYLKKGSIVVLESTTYPGTTEEILKPILETGSGLKCGEDFYLGFSPERVDPGNLIYKTKNTPKVVGAIGKDAAEVIAAMYRSVLESEVHVVSSPAVAEMEKILENTYRNVNIGLVNELAMLCHKMNINFWEVIDAAKSKPYGFQAFYPGPGLGGHCIPLDPYYLSWKAREYGFHTSMIEASMMVNDRMPEYCAERASKILNRFKKAMNGSKILILGVAYKQDIDDYRESPAIRVIEELEKEGATISFYDPFVLEYKEHGVMKKGETSLTAELIESSDLVIVTTAHTNVDYSFVQKHAKAIFDTKNAMKMIDKRENIELL
- a CDS encoding tetratricopeptide repeat-containing glycosyltransferase family 2 protein — encoded protein: MKYKLSICMMVKNEELHLKRCLDSIKEVVKRDDVELIIVDTGSIDDTRAIAEQYTNKVYFKEWFHDFSGMRNVTLSYATGEWIFIIDADETVENIEVFNDFLDNKINESIKTYFVREKNYVNIKNLDAYSMIITPRFFYNDGSFKYEGTVHNQPIYKQPVAYLDIILGHYGYIVLDKKIMDEKFNRTTQLLIKELKKKPDDMYYLFQLATSYNMHGDTEDSYEISKKAYELIMKCTKKQQIEGFAIFSVHLSNCLVLKKYNEVLDVSEKSIKLREDYIDGYFYLLFSYEKLGNLDIAKKYAEIFIDLVKRFDTLPISKDDSIAIYRTDRATVNKIKFFLVKYYINRNEHRNALKYLNENKIDSKNINVFIDIYIETNQYNKLKDLYYKIEDLDLKLILFEKIEEKIDNYKPNKKKQIRSLFTDINEDYSQFCRFSVDININTEDKLIIANKIFANMKKNTTNLYYAEVMSFICENMTLNLSFFNKFNRSTTFYYLNYFYNNKYSEVYLKVFDWIKNIDANQPSFKNEVALKNLLEGIILRMASEYKNTGIETAISSNVFVFDKYIQVGLSVINKLYITKGMSLKYEYIADVESKFLILMNLYYENLNNANTTAALKYYKLAAEAYPELADFLATFLKKEFIN
- a CDS encoding glycosyltransferase, with the protein product MYQKDDFKLRIKNSIEENDINQAKILIDKYYKDYEIDIEYFSLLGIIEILEGNYSEAKKTIKSGLDIKPDNYDLLFNMNYLMKNIFTDISEEKRYYIWSRLFNVNLECENPFMNMQKKICDVTTSNILHGTIEIANQMNTLTRGLSNMGFSAKSLNYYPSYLKYKADYEIDLYKGNDVNVANNISKKLASRFINENDIFHFHFGTSLTLDYSDLPLLKELQKKVVMQYWGSDVRLYSKAVKLNPYIKVKDMNEDMIKRKVELISKYIPDCIVDYELAEYVKEFHDNIHYTKVAIDLEKYEYTYDDNLTNSKFMIVHAPTSPEHKGTDYIIKALSELNVDFDFELKLVQGMSNEEATKIYMKADLIIDQILAGSYGVFAVESMAMGKPVISWISDFMKEKYPDDLPIISANPDNIKNTLEYILKNKDILAEIGHKGRLYVEKYHDMNKISKNMVDIYKKI
- a CDS encoding acyltransferase — protein: MYKELFEYINTSRRDMKNNYNRVLPTNELLYDRWDKAKFLGCGEKTSIYDSSVIMGDVEIGKNVWIGPFTLIDAAHAKLKIGDFCHISSGVHIVTHDTVDYVLSSGGLPIASGDVIIGNNTYIGGMAIITKNVNVGSYCVIGANSLVNKDIPDFSVAYGTPAKIVGKVIFDSDGKITIDYFE
- a CDS encoding NAD-dependent epimerase/dehydratase family protein → MILNKRILLTGGAGFIGSKLCGLLCDKNQILLYDNLNRNSIKNTNLLSHNNVKLIQGDILDYGSLKKIVLEFQPHIVIHLAAVAGIDTVIKSPVNTMKVNMIGTYNLLESLKDNLTNLEKVIDFSTSEVFGSYAYKVNEMNTTNLAPVGEARWTYSVSKLAAEHLSHSYYKEYGMPVVTVRPFNIYGPGQVGEGAIHQFVVRAIADEQMQIHGDGDQIRSWCYVEDFIQGIMLCLEKEEAIGQSFNIGNPRATVTIAMLAETIKRISNSNSEIKYVSKNYVDVELRIPSIEKAKELLGFSPKYDLTEGLTKTIDWYRGAKK
- a CDS encoding DegT/DnrJ/EryC1/StrS family aminotransferase, yielding MIKLSMPDVGLEEFEQIKEVLDSGYLVQGAKVDEFENLVKNYLKAKHVVAVSSGTAALHLALLALDIKAGDEVIIPDFTFPATANVVEILGATPVFVDTDLDSFCIDTKKIEEKISSRTKAIMPVQEFGQSSDMNKILELANHYNLKVIEDAACAFGSEYKSYKVGTIGEIGCFSLHPRKAITTGEGGLLVTNNDEYAEKIRILRNHGIKSINGKANFVMPGLNYRLTNIQGAIGVAQMAKLESINKSRKTIADLYYKLLKNNTKIILPKEMDYGKHVWQTYHILIDKKYIRDEVIMKLKQKGIETNFGANSVHMQPYYKGKYNLDSNTFNNSVYSFNQGLALPLHPNLNEDDINFIVNSLCEILT